A region from the Beduinella massiliensis genome encodes:
- a CDS encoding M20/M25/M40 family metallo-hydrolase produces MIKDTLLKLLAVHGATGHEEKIAAVIADMLRPYADSVETDALGNLIVRKNGAGKRVMLAAHMDHIGFIATDADKEGFVRVYNVGGIDVSVSLGQHVVFENGVKGVIGAEEDIEGAPKMQHLYVDIGATSREEALSKVAIGDVAVYAPVVSELGDVRLASPAMDDRAGCAVLAEAFMQMKETKNEVVAVFTVQEEVGLRGARTAAYTVDPDYAIALDVTTTGDVPEAKPKMAVKLGAGAAIKVMDRSVICAPAVRDRLVKLSKEQNIPYQMEVLTAGGTDSGAIHQTRGGVPSGVISIPCRYVHSAAETIDLGDMEAAVQMLVGYVNEAL; encoded by the coding sequence ATGATAAAGGATACGCTTTTAAAGCTGCTCGCCGTGCACGGCGCGACGGGTCACGAGGAAAAGATCGCGGCGGTGATCGCGGACATGCTGCGCCCTTACGCGGACAGCGTAGAGACGGACGCACTGGGCAACCTGATCGTGCGCAAAAACGGCGCGGGCAAGCGCGTGATGCTGGCGGCGCACATGGATCACATCGGCTTTATCGCCACCGACGCGGACAAGGAAGGCTTCGTGCGCGTGTATAACGTGGGCGGCATCGACGTGTCGGTGTCCCTCGGCCAGCACGTCGTGTTTGAAAACGGCGTGAAGGGCGTCATCGGCGCGGAGGAAGACATCGAGGGCGCGCCCAAGATGCAGCACCTGTACGTGGACATCGGCGCTACCTCGCGCGAGGAGGCGCTCTCGAAGGTCGCCATCGGCGACGTGGCGGTTTACGCGCCGGTGGTGTCGGAGCTGGGCGATGTGCGGCTCGCTTCCCCCGCCATGGACGACCGCGCGGGCTGCGCGGTGCTGGCGGAGGCCTTCATGCAGATGAAGGAGACGAAAAACGAGGTCGTCGCGGTCTTTACGGTGCAGGAAGAGGTCGGCCTGCGCGGCGCGCGCACGGCGGCCTACACCGTCGATCCCGACTACGCCATCGCGCTGGACGTGACCACGACCGGCGACGTGCCGGAGGCAAAGCCCAAGATGGCGGTGAAGCTCGGCGCGGGCGCGGCGATCAAGGTCATGGACCGATCGGTCATCTGCGCGCCCGCGGTGCGCGACCGTCTGGTGAAGCTCTCCAAGGAACAGAACATCCCCTATCAGATGGAGGTGCTCACGGCGGGCGGCACGGATTCCGGCGCGATTCACCAGACGCGCGGCGGCGTGCCCTCCGGTGTCATCTCGATTCCCTGCCGCTACGTGCACTCCGCCGCGGAGACGATCGACCTTGGCGACATGGAGGCGGCGGTTCAGATGCTCGTAGGGTACGTGAACGAAGCGCTGTAA
- a CDS encoding M20/M25/M40 family metallo-hydrolase — MLLKELTDLFGVTGHEDAVRAYVKAAAQPLCDAVTCDTMGSVYAFKKGKNPNLPHVMLAAHMDEVGFIIKGATDKGLLRFDCAGGIDARVIVSKRVLVGDGHVPGVIGAKAIHLQSAADMQKVLGYDKLYIDVGAKTKEEALKLCPVGAYAMFDSEYVEFGDELVKAKALDDRVGCLALLRALKESAYEGDMTCAFTVQEEVGLRGAEVAGYRVKPDLAIVLEGTTSNDLGDVPDHMKVTRVGKGVAISFMDRTSIAHKGLVRFATGVADRCGIAWQYKQFLSGGNDAGAIHQSRGGVPCVTFSVPCRYIHSPASVASLRDIRAQQELVLSCLAAMNTECPVQKQ; from the coding sequence ATGCTTCTGAAAGAACTGACGGATCTGTTCGGCGTCACGGGCCACGAGGACGCGGTGCGCGCATACGTAAAGGCGGCGGCACAGCCCCTTTGCGACGCGGTGACCTGCGACACGATGGGCAGCGTTTATGCCTTCAAAAAAGGCAAAAACCCGAACCTGCCGCATGTAATGCTGGCGGCGCACATGGACGAGGTTGGATTTATCATCAAGGGCGCGACGGACAAGGGACTGCTTCGCTTTGACTGCGCGGGCGGCATCGACGCGCGCGTGATCGTGAGCAAGCGGGTGCTGGTCGGCGACGGCCACGTACCCGGCGTGATCGGCGCCAAGGCGATTCATCTGCAAAGCGCCGCCGATATGCAGAAGGTGCTCGGGTATGACAAGCTCTACATCGACGTGGGAGCGAAGACGAAGGAAGAGGCCCTGAAGCTCTGCCCCGTCGGCGCCTATGCGATGTTCGACAGCGAATACGTGGAGTTCGGGGACGAGCTCGTAAAGGCCAAGGCGCTGGACGACCGCGTCGGCTGCTTGGCGCTGCTGCGCGCGCTGAAGGAAAGCGCGTACGAGGGCGACATGACCTGTGCGTTTACGGTGCAGGAGGAGGTCGGCCTGCGCGGCGCAGAGGTAGCCGGATACCGCGTAAAGCCCGATCTGGCAATCGTGCTGGAGGGAACGACGAGCAACGACCTGGGAGACGTGCCCGACCACATGAAGGTGACGCGCGTGGGCAAGGGCGTGGCGATCAGCTTTATGGACCGAACCTCCATTGCGCACAAAGGGCTCGTGCGCTTCGCCACAGGCGTGGCGGACAGGTGCGGCATCGCCTGGCAATACAAGCAGTTTCTGTCCGGCGGCAACGACGCGGGCGCGATCCATCAGTCCCGCGGCGGCGTGCCCTGCGTGACGTTCTCGGTTCCCTGCCGCTACATCCATTCCCCCGCGTCTGTGGCCTCGCTTCGGGACATTCGCGCGCAGCAGGAGCTCGTGCTCAGCTGCCTTGCAGCGATGAACACGGAGTGCCCGGTGCAAAAGCAATAA